In Mangifera indica cultivar Alphonso chromosome 7, CATAS_Mindica_2.1, whole genome shotgun sequence, the genomic window TTACGCAGACGCTGACGTAGACGATACGCACATTTTCTGTATGTTCtatacatatttgatatttacCGCTTCAAAGACAGATCGCAGCCGTTGATTTCACCATCGTTGTCAATCTTAACCGCAAAACCGAATATTCCAAAACATCTCTCTATAAAATGTCGTGTTATAATTCCCAAAACCCCTGAAACTCAGACTCAGACAGACAAACACAATGTGTGAGACCTTAAAGAACAACTACGAGCTCTGTGAAGTGATCGGCAGGGGCAAATTCGGTACAATCTCTCGCTGTTTTTCGCCCTCTTCAAAGTCCTTCTTCGCCTGCAAAGTCATCGACAAGACCCTCTTAACAGACCCTCTGGATCGTGAGTGTTTACAAAACGAACCAAAATTTATGACCCTTTTGTCTCCGcatcaaaatattgttcaaatcTACGACGTTTACGAAACCGATGAGTTCCTTTCCATTGTTATGGAACTTTGCGAACCGGTTACTTTATATGACGAGATATTGCGAAGTCCCGTGTCAGAAGCACGTGCAGCGGTGTACATGAAACAGTTACTTTCGGCGCTGGCGCATTGTCACCGATTCGGTGTTGTTCATCGTGACATTAAGccagaaaatattttttttgattcAAGGAACAAGATAAAGCTGGGGGATCTCGGGTCGGCGGATTGGCTTGGAGAGGTGGGAACCACGAGTGGGCTTGTGGGGACGCCGTATTACGTGGCACCGGAGGTGGTGATGGGTATGGAGTATAATGAGAAGGTGGATGTGTGGAGTGCTGGTGTCGTTTTGTACACGATGTTGGCTGGGATCCCGCCGTTTTATGGAGAGACAGCTGCAGAAATTTTTGAGGCTGTTGCTAGAGCGAATTTGAGGTTTCCCACCAGGATTTTCAAATCAGTCTCGCCGGCGGCTAAGGATTTGTTGAGGAAGATGATTTGTAGAGACGTGTCTAGGAGGTTCTCCGCTGAAGAAGCTCTCAGTAAGTATTTTGTTCTGATTGTTTGAAAGTTATCATTTTTATTGGGTTTTTGTAATGTTGAATACTTAAATGTGAAATTTGCCAAACGGGGATTATGATTTGACTTGAGATTTCTTggaaaatattgaaagatacAAACTTTAACAATTTTGCTTCTGTTTGTTTAAATTTGGAGTTCAATTTTGAGATTCCAAGtgaaattaagatttaattCTGATTCTTGTTCAATGTTGAATCCAGGACACCCTTGGATCCTAAGCGGAGGAGAAACAGCGTCAGTGGACTGATATGATTTCTGATTTGACCCAAAAGACTTTTACTCTAAACGAAGAAAATAAATAGGTCAAAATCAAAGGAGGAAAAGAAGAAGTAACTTTTATTTACAGCATAGCTTAACACTAAGGCCACTGTACATATTACCTCTAGTTCTGCCTATGTAAACTGTCAGGCTCAGGAAGTGATTCCATTTTCTTCTCTACGGGACAAAATCTGATGGATGGTTAAAGGAAGACGGCTACATAGGCCTCTGCCTCTAAAGACAAAAGTAGTTtgctttgtttattttgtttctttttaatgtTGGGAAGAGAATCCGAGGGCTTGTAGATAGGTATAAATAAGAGGCCGAGAGAAATTCACTCTTCCCCTTCTTTGCCTGTTTTTGACATGAGAGTTAAAAGGAAGGGAGAAAGCTGAAGAATTTTGTAGTTTTAATACCAGTACTGCTTCTTGTATGGAGTTTATGAGTAATAATAGTAATGGAATACGAATGTTTATGGCACATCTTTTGCTTTAAACCATGTTTGAATTTGCTTTTCCCGTTGGGAATCTGGTATGTAGAATATGCTTTTGTTTGGTATAAGCTATGTAGCTGTTGCCTTGTTTCGAGGTGTCAAATCTTATTTGTCAATCTTTCAGCGGGGGAATTTATGGAATATGCTTTCGTTTAAACCAAGAAAATTTGACTTTACAGCCTGAAACCAGGCGTTTTGTTCTGTTTCAAGACCGAAGAAAATGGTGATGATTCTCGTTCTGATTCACGTTCCAATGCTCAATCAACCAAAGAGTCTTATGCGTCATATGACTTTAACATTTATGACTTCATGAGTTCCCGAAATTACGGACGGTAATTTGGCCCTGAAATCTGGTGTTTCGCCATCTCTATCCATAGGAAGAGAGTATTTTTCAAAGATGGAAGGATaagataacaaaaattttgtgaataaggattaggataaatatatatatcccgATCTATATCCTTTTTGGttcctcttctctttttatatatttcataaacttttacatattaaaatacttttaa contains:
- the LOC123220409 gene encoding phosphoenolpyruvate carboxylase kinase 1-like, with product MCETLKNNYELCEVIGRGKFGTISRCFSPSSKSFFACKVIDKTLLTDPLDRECLQNEPKFMTLLSPHQNIVQIYDVYETDEFLSIVMELCEPVTLYDEILRSPVSEARAAVYMKQLLSALAHCHRFGVVHRDIKPENIFFDSRNKIKLGDLGSADWLGEVGTTSGLVGTPYYVAPEVVMGMEYNEKVDVWSAGVVLYTMLAGIPPFYGETAAEIFEAVARANLRFPTRIFKSVSPAAKDLLRKMICRDVSRRFSAEEALRHPWILSGGETASVD